The Candidatus Zixiibacteriota bacterium sequence AGTCAAGCAGCATTTCGATGAATAACTGCCTGTTCAAACCCTGTTTCTCCTAACCGGCAATATTTATAAAAAATATAGGAGAGTCATTGCTCCGCCTATCCCGCATTATTCATAAACTCTATAGAGCAATGCAACAGTATGCTAATTTGTTATTGCGAGTCCGCCTAAGGCGTCCGCCATAGGCGGAGCTATGACTCTCTTTTATCTTTTGTGAATAATGCGGGCTAAGAAAATACGGTTCATTAATCAAGATTTGCACGTAGGGGCGTATTGCAATACGCCCCTACGCGTCTCCGTGGTTGGCGTACGTCCTCGTGCGCCAATAAAAAACCCTTTAAGCATTTTCATTATTGCCGATAGATATGATAGAGTATTTTTATATAAGATGAGTATTGTATTTTAATAAAATTTTCTGTGATTGGTGTGCGTTTTCGTCTCAAGAAACGTCCGTGTGCGCTGGCAAAACTTATGTGGTTGGTGTACGTCCTCGTGCACCAATAAAGACAATTCGTGGTTGGTGTACGTCCTCGTGCACCAACAAAAACAATTCGTGGTTGGTGTACGTCCTCGTGCACCAACAAAAATACAATTCCTTAAGTTGATGGTTTAAGATAAATGACAACTCAAACAAGCATTGCCAAAGCAAGAATCCTTTTAGTTGATGATGATAAAGATATCATTGCCACTCTGAAAGAATGTTTCATGGATTTCAGTTATGTTGTCGATACAGCCGTTTCCGGCGATGAAGCTCTCGCGAAAGTTATTTCAGATGATTATGATTTAGTGATGCTGGACATCAACCTGCCTGATTTTTCGGGTATGGATGTGCTCAAGCAGATTAAGGAGCAGAAATCCAGCCTGCCGGTTTTGATAATGACCGGGCATGCATCCACCGATGCTGCTATAGAGGCGATGAAGCTGGGGGCGCATGAATTTATCACCAAGCCCTTTAATCTCGACCGCCTGCTGGGAATGATTAACCGTATTGTAAAAAAAGCGCCTCCGATTCGCGGCTTGGCAACTTTCAGCGTTGCTCCGAAACCGGTTGAGGGAACTATTATCGGCAATACTCCCGAAATGATGGAAATCGCTAAAGTAATAGGTCAGATTGCCGCCACCGATGCCTCGGTATTAATCTTAGGCGAGTCCGGCACCGGCAAAGAACTTGTCGCCCGCTCGATATATCAAAATTCCCTGCGAGTTGACAAACCGTTCCTGTCGGTTAATTGCGCCGCCTTGCCGGAGGGGCTTTTGGAATCCGAGCTGTTCGGTCATGAGAAAGGCTCATTCACCGGCGCCTATACCCGCAAGCTGGGCAAGTTTGAGCAGTGCAGTGCCGGCACTATTTTCCTCGATGAAATCGCTGACATGTCGCTTCTAACTCAGAGTAAGGTCTTAAGGGTTTTGCAGCAGCAGGAATTCGAAAGAGTGGGCGGCGATTCAACCATTAAGGTGGATGTCCGCATTATTGCCGCAACTAATAAATCGCTGGTGAATATGATTAAGGAAGACAAATTCAGAGTTGACCTTTATTACCGTCTTAAGGTAGTATCTTTATATCTGCCGCCATTGCGGGAACGGCGCGCCGACATTCCTTTGCTGGCCGATTATTTCATCCAACGGTATGCCTCGCAAACCGGCAAGGTAAATCTTAGTATTGACAAGGATGCTTTAAACGGCTTGATGCATTACACCTGGCCCGGCAATGTCAGGGAGCTTGAGAACAATATCCATTCGGCGGTTGTCATGTCTAAGGGGGATATTTTACTGCCGGAGCATTTCCCGGTGCTGTGCGGCGAGAAGGAGCATATCGAGCTTGACATGTCGAAAATCGAGGATGACTATTGCCGTATGTTCACTGATATTATC is a genomic window containing:
- a CDS encoding sigma-54-dependent Fis family transcriptional regulator, with product MTTQTSIAKARILLVDDDKDIIATLKECFMDFSYVVDTAVSGDEALAKVISDDYDLVMLDINLPDFSGMDVLKQIKEQKSSLPVLIMTGHASTDAAIEAMKLGAHEFITKPFNLDRLLGMINRIVKKAPPIRGLATFSVAPKPVEGTIIGNTPEMMEIAKVIGQIAATDASVLILGESGTGKELVARSIYQNSLRVDKPFLSVNCAALPEGLLESELFGHEKGSFTGAYTRKLGKFEQCSAGTIFLDEIADMSLLTQSKVLRVLQQQEFERVGGDSTIKVDVRIIAATNKSLVNMIKEDKFRVDLYYRLKVVSLYLPPLRERRADIPLLADYFIQRYASQTGKVNLSIDKDALNGLMHYTWPGNVRELENNIHSAVVMSKGDILLPEHFPVLCGEKEHIELDMSKIEDDYCRMFTDIIDKNFDKIVGISADHIYHHLNSALEKSLISAALKYTKSNQVKASELLGISRNTLRDRIAKYGLY